A region from the Chthoniobacterales bacterium genome encodes:
- a CDS encoding sugar transferase, translating to MISRRQELSLQLNQLADAAILVGALYIGFALRHYQMIDFDVLPDIPPLQAFVWMFIVVGLFGPLLLEMQGFYQYPLEKSAARSLRQITYAGVWLGLILGACVVFLKLTIPSRSAFVLFLLIAPPGLLLREAAFRHLRLRRLRKGAHGESVILAGEPERMSELVESLSPVQKLELNIVERIDLGTEPVQSLVDAIHRHSVGRVILSFGSHATPGLQEAIAACETEGVEAWLAADFVRSSIARPAYDSLGSTPMLVFRRTPDLSWALLVKSTMDRLGALLGLVLLMPFFVVVATIIKVSSPGPVIFKQTRAGRYGRPFTMFKFRSMNPGAETQRDELLALNQMSGPVFKVADDPRVTRFGRWLRKTSVDEFPQLINVLLGQMSLVGPRPLPIYEVDNFELTAHRRRLSMKPGLTCLWQVSGRNDVRDFDDWVKLDVRYIDNWSLWLDLKILLRTIPVVLLGRGAR from the coding sequence ATGATTTCGCGAAGACAGGAACTCTCGCTGCAACTGAACCAACTTGCCGATGCGGCGATCTTGGTAGGCGCTCTGTATATCGGATTTGCCCTACGCCACTACCAGATGATCGACTTCGATGTTCTCCCGGATATCCCGCCGCTCCAGGCTTTTGTGTGGATGTTCATTGTGGTCGGCCTCTTCGGGCCTCTGCTTTTGGAGATGCAGGGATTTTATCAGTATCCTTTGGAAAAATCCGCGGCGCGGTCGTTGCGGCAGATTACCTACGCGGGAGTCTGGTTGGGGTTGATCCTCGGTGCCTGTGTCGTGTTTCTGAAACTCACGATTCCCAGCCGGTCGGCGTTTGTCCTTTTTCTTCTTATCGCACCCCCCGGCCTGTTGCTGCGGGAGGCTGCGTTTCGTCACTTGCGACTCCGCCGCCTGCGCAAAGGAGCGCACGGCGAAAGTGTGATTCTGGCCGGGGAACCGGAGCGGATGAGCGAACTCGTGGAAAGCCTCTCACCGGTGCAAAAACTCGAACTCAACATCGTCGAGCGGATCGATCTCGGCACCGAACCGGTGCAATCGCTGGTCGATGCCATACACCGCCACAGCGTCGGGCGTGTCATCCTGAGTTTCGGATCCCACGCCACGCCGGGTTTGCAGGAAGCAATCGCCGCCTGTGAAACGGAAGGGGTCGAGGCATGGCTCGCCGCCGACTTTGTGCGCTCGTCGATCGCCCGCCCCGCCTATGACTCGCTTGGGTCCACCCCGATGCTGGTCTTTCGACGGACGCCGGACCTCTCCTGGGCTCTCTTGGTCAAAAGCACGATGGATCGTCTCGGGGCGTTGCTTGGCCTTGTGCTTTTGATGCCGTTTTTCGTTGTCGTGGCGACGATCATCAAGGTCTCCTCCCCCGGCCCGGTCATCTTCAAACAAACCCGCGCCGGGCGCTACGGCCGCCCGTTCACCATGTTCAAGTTCCGGTCGATGAACCCGGGTGCCGAAACACAGCGTGACGAACTCCTGGCGCTCAACCAGATGAGCGGTCCCGTCTTCAAGGTTGCCGACGATCCGCGCGTGACAAGATTCGGACGTTGGTTGCGAAAAACCAGCGTTGATGAGTTTCCGCAACTGATCAACGTGCTCCTCGGCCAGATGAGCCTGGTGGGTCCGCGTCCTCTGCCGATCTACGAAGTGGACAACTTCGAACTCACGGCGCACCGGCGGCGATTGAGCATGAAGCCGGGCCTCACGTGCCTTTGGCAAGTCAGCGGGCGCAACGATGTGCGGGACTTTGACGACTGGGTGAAGCTGGATGTCCGATACATAGACAATTGGTCGCTCTGGCTCGATCTGAAGATCCTGCTGCGGACCATACCCGTGGTTCTTTTGGGCCGCGGTGCACGCTGA
- a CDS encoding SDR family oxidoreductase, with protein MSSSSKHVSLVTGGAGFLGSHLCDRLLAEGHQVIAIDNLITGSIDNIAHLAGNPDFRYIKQDVTQYLYIPGRIDHIFHMASPASPIDYLELPIQTMKVGALGTHNALGLARAKGASFLLASTSECYGDPLVHPQSEEYWGNVNPIGPRGVYDEAKRFAEAMTMAYHRFHKMDTKIVRIFNTYGPRMRLRDGRVVPAFIGQALAGQPITVFGDGSQTRSFCFVSDLIDGIFRLMMSGFHEPVNIGNPHEMTIKEFAERIRDLIAPESEIVYRPLPVDDPKVRQPDITRAQRELGWRPTVAFDEGIARTIDYFRGRVPAA; from the coding sequence ATGTCATCTTCCTCCAAGCATGTTTCCCTCGTCACGGGCGGCGCAGGCTTCCTCGGGTCGCATCTCTGCGACCGGCTGCTTGCCGAAGGACATCAAGTCATCGCCATCGACAACTTGATCACCGGCAGCATCGACAACATAGCCCACCTGGCGGGCAATCCCGACTTCCGCTACATCAAGCAGGACGTCACGCAATACCTCTACATCCCCGGCAGGATCGATCACATCTTCCATATGGCTTCGCCGGCCAGCCCGATCGACTATCTCGAGTTGCCGATCCAGACCATGAAGGTGGGGGCTTTGGGGACACACAACGCCTTGGGGTTGGCGCGAGCAAAGGGAGCGTCCTTTCTGCTGGCCTCGACGTCGGAATGCTACGGCGATCCGCTTGTCCATCCGCAGAGCGAGGAATACTGGGGCAACGTCAATCCCATCGGCCCGCGCGGCGTCTATGACGAAGCCAAGCGATTCGCCGAGGCCATGACCATGGCCTACCATCGCTTCCACAAGATGGACACTAAGATCGTGCGAATCTTCAATACCTACGGGCCGCGCATGCGTCTGCGCGACGGTCGCGTCGTTCCGGCTTTCATCGGCCAAGCGCTCGCCGGGCAGCCGATCACTGTCTTCGGCGACGGCTCGCAGACCAGAAGTTTCTGCTTCGTCTCGGATCTGATCGACGGAATCTTCCGGCTCATGATGAGCGGCTTCCACGAACCTGTGAACATCGGCAATCCCCACGAAATGACGATCAAGGAGTTTGCCGAGCGCATCCGCGACCTCATAGCGCCGGAAAGCGAGATTGTTTACCGCCCTCTCCCGGTTGACGACCCCAAGGTGCGTCAGCCCGACATCACAAGGGCCCAGCGCGAGCTGGGCTGGCGGCCGACCGTGGCGTTCGACGAGGGCATCGCCCGCACCATCGACTATTTCCGCGGCCGCGTCCCGGCGGCCTGA
- a CDS encoding type I 3-dehydroquinate dehydratase, with translation MKRKKKPAMSRAPLVVATVHTPRGLRQAARSVPKGIDLVEIRLDCLARHSEIVSEFGPLIRCPLLFTARHPREGGASGVPAGHRRFVLEQFLPLASAVDVELRSVPDMRDTTSAVRRAGKTLVLSFHDFGRTPPLADLRAKVASARRAGADVVKIASTLRSARDLATLLLLQTSHPQIGLATMGMGPLGRVSRLVLAAAGSHLNYGYLDRAQVEGQWEAPVLAARLGEVLP, from the coding sequence ATGAAACGGAAGAAAAAGCCTGCGATGAGCCGTGCCCCGCTGGTGGTTGCGACGGTCCATACGCCGCGCGGGTTACGCCAAGCCGCGCGCTCCGTGCCCAAGGGCATCGATCTTGTGGAGATCCGGCTCGATTGCCTTGCGCGTCATTCGGAGATCGTCTCGGAATTTGGGCCGCTCATCCGCTGTCCGCTCCTCTTCACGGCGCGGCATCCTCGGGAGGGCGGCGCCTCCGGAGTGCCTGCCGGACACCGCCGCTTCGTGCTCGAACAGTTTCTTCCTTTGGCCTCCGCCGTAGATGTCGAACTGCGCTCTGTTCCGGACATGCGGGACACGACTTCCGCGGTCCGCAGGGCGGGCAAAACTCTCGTGCTCTCCTTCCATGATTTCGGCCGCACGCCTCCGCTTGCCGACCTGCGTGCAAAAGTGGCCTCCGCGCGACGAGCCGGTGCGGATGTTGTGAAAATCGCCTCGACCCTGCGCAGTGCCCGCGACCTGGCGACACTGCTTCTTCTTCAAACTTCGCACCCGCAGATTGGCCTGGCGACGATGGGCATGGGGCCTCTCGGCCGCGTTTCACGCCTTGTGCTCGCGGCAGCCGGGTCGCACCTCAATTACGGTTACCTCGACCGGGCACAAGTGGAGGGACAGTGGGAGGCTCCTGTGCTTGCTGCGAGGCTCGGCGAGGTGCTGCCTTGA
- the trpD gene encoding anthranilate phosphoribosyltransferase, producing the protein MGGSCACCEARRGAALKDWIQRIVTGSALRDDETAGVVADLVSSRHSDEAKADFLEALHRRGETPDEILGFARGFLREAKPFEAPADIGPLLEVCGTGGDRLGLFNVSTAVMFVAAGAGAKVVKHGNRGATSKSGGADVLEALGLPLDFETKQLQKMLEEAGATFLFAPSFHPAFRAVAPARKILSARGSASVFNILGPLLNPAQPELQLSGVFAAQLTDIYANVLRGLGRTKAWVVHGRAGDHGVMDEVSTLGPTMVVEISSEDSRRFTLDPAEMGVRQGKLADLQGGDAAENARIMTLLLSGEMRGAARDLVLVNTAAALLVAGIATSWGEGMSRAAESIDSGAAAKVLQKMLRFARSR; encoded by the coding sequence GTGGGAGGCTCCTGTGCTTGCTGCGAGGCTCGGCGAGGTGCTGCCTTGAAAGACTGGATCCAGCGTATCGTCACGGGTTCTGCCCTTCGCGACGATGAGACGGCCGGCGTCGTGGCGGATTTGGTTTCCTCGCGCCACAGCGACGAGGCAAAAGCGGATTTTCTCGAGGCTCTCCACCGGCGCGGCGAAACCCCGGATGAAATCCTCGGCTTCGCCCGGGGATTCCTGCGCGAGGCAAAGCCGTTTGAAGCGCCGGCTGATATCGGCCCGCTGCTGGAGGTTTGCGGCACCGGTGGAGACCGCTTGGGCCTTTTCAATGTCTCGACCGCCGTGATGTTTGTCGCCGCCGGCGCAGGCGCAAAGGTCGTCAAGCACGGGAACCGCGGCGCGACCTCCAAGAGCGGCGGAGCCGACGTGCTGGAGGCACTCGGACTGCCACTGGACTTTGAAACAAAACAGCTGCAAAAAATGCTGGAGGAAGCCGGCGCCACATTTCTCTTTGCCCCGAGTTTTCACCCGGCATTCCGAGCAGTGGCACCGGCGCGCAAAATCCTCTCCGCGCGCGGAAGCGCGAGCGTTTTCAATATTCTCGGACCTCTGCTCAACCCCGCCCAACCCGAACTCCAGCTTTCCGGTGTTTTTGCCGCGCAACTCACCGACATCTACGCGAATGTTCTTCGCGGTCTCGGCCGGACCAAGGCATGGGTAGTCCACGGGCGGGCGGGCGATCATGGCGTAATGGACGAAGTGTCGACCCTCGGGCCGACGATGGTGGTGGAGATCTCTTCCGAAGACTCCCGCAGATTCACTTTGGATCCCGCGGAAATGGGTGTTCGCCAGGGGAAACTTGCCGATTTGCAAGGAGGAGATGCGGCGGAAAACGCGCGCATCATGACGTTGTTGCTGTCCGGCGAGATGCGCGGCGCTGCCCGTGACCTGGTGCTGGTCAACACCGCGGCCGCGCTTTTGGTTGCCGGCATTGCGACCTCTTGGGGCGAGGGGATGTCGCGCGCGGCCGAATCGATCGACTCCGGCGCGGCCGCAAAGGTTCTGCAAAAAATGCTGCGCTTTGCGCGAAGCCGTTAA